One part of the Parabacteroides distasonis ATCC 8503 genome encodes these proteins:
- a CDS encoding SGNH/GDSL hydrolase family protein, with amino-acid sequence MMRLHKILLTLLCFTVLSAHAQWKWLNPLECGFPVIQNQGWTEEIGDRYVRLPQRAEGKVRKPVWDLSRNSAGLAIHFFSNAPELKVRYQVSGPLNMPHMPTTGVSGVDLYSIDSDGQWRFYFGGYPSGDTLQYHYTNIGKDLYHDRGYEFRLYLPPYNTIKWLEIGVPENDELTFIPVSPEKPILLYGTSIAQGACASRPGMTWGTILQRSLGYPLINLGFSGNGRLEKEVLDFICEIDARLYILDCLPNLTPKSKDEITQLVSDAVKQIRATHSSPILLVEHAGYSNALADDTKLQDYVRMNEGAKKAFEELQAQGIKDIYYLTREELGLHPDAWVDYVHPSDWGMETQANAVERKVREILRIPKGDLSTTMPVTQRREPNNYEWQKRHRDILSLNQSNPPRRVILGNSITHFWGGEPKGPSVRGMETWEKIMRPAGFHNLGYGFDRIENVLWRVYHGELDGYKAEEVVLMIGTNNIGINNDNEIVEGIRFLLSAIRQRQPEAKIKVIGILPRRNQEERVRNLNLRIRQIAETGWYTFKNPGTKLLQEDGKINESLFSDGLHPNEEGYKRIVDEIAH; translated from the coding sequence ATGATGAGACTTCACAAAATCCTCTTAACGCTCCTATGTTTCACGGTTCTCTCCGCCCACGCACAATGGAAATGGCTCAACCCGCTCGAATGTGGATTCCCTGTCATACAAAACCAAGGATGGACCGAAGAGATCGGAGACCGTTACGTTCGGCTTCCCCAAAGAGCCGAAGGCAAGGTACGTAAACCCGTCTGGGATTTATCCCGCAACTCCGCCGGGTTGGCGATTCATTTTTTCAGCAACGCCCCTGAACTAAAAGTACGCTATCAAGTAAGCGGACCGCTGAATATGCCACATATGCCCACGACAGGCGTATCCGGTGTAGATCTATATAGTATCGATAGCGATGGCCAATGGAGATTTTATTTCGGCGGTTATCCTTCCGGAGATACGCTTCAATATCATTATACGAACATAGGCAAAGATCTGTATCATGACAGGGGCTATGAGTTCCGCCTCTACCTGCCTCCTTATAATACGATAAAGTGGTTGGAAATCGGCGTGCCCGAAAACGATGAGCTTACGTTTATCCCCGTATCGCCCGAGAAACCGATTCTTTTATACGGAACCTCGATCGCCCAAGGCGCATGCGCCTCCCGTCCGGGCATGACTTGGGGCACGATCTTGCAGCGTTCACTGGGATATCCGCTTATCAACCTAGGCTTCTCCGGTAACGGACGTTTAGAGAAAGAGGTATTGGATTTTATTTGTGAGATAGACGCACGCCTTTATATCCTTGACTGCCTGCCCAACCTCACGCCAAAGAGCAAAGATGAGATCACGCAACTCGTATCGGACGCAGTCAAGCAAATACGTGCCACCCACTCCTCTCCGATCTTATTGGTGGAGCATGCCGGATATAGCAACGCACTCGCCGACGATACGAAGCTACAAGATTATGTGCGCATGAACGAAGGAGCTAAAAAAGCATTCGAGGAATTGCAGGCACAAGGGATAAAAGATATCTACTACCTTACACGAGAAGAGCTGGGACTGCACCCGGATGCTTGGGTAGATTACGTCCATCCTTCCGACTGGGGCATGGAAACACAAGCGAACGCCGTAGAGCGGAAAGTACGGGAGATATTACGCATCCCCAAAGGAGACCTCTCTACCACAATGCCTGTCACCCAGCGCCGGGAACCCAATAATTACGAATGGCAAAAACGTCACCGGGATATTCTCTCGCTGAATCAAAGCAACCCGCCTCGACGGGTGATCCTAGGTAATTCCATCACGCATTTCTGGGGAGGAGAGCCCAAAGGACCGTCCGTGCGAGGTATGGAAACATGGGAGAAAATCATGCGTCCGGCTGGATTCCACAATCTCGGATATGGTTTCGACCGTATCGAGAACGTACTTTGGAGAGTCTATCATGGTGAATTGGATGGATACAAGGCTGAGGAAGTAGTATTGATGATCGGCACGAATAACATCGGAATCAACAATGACAACGAGATCGTGGAAGGCATTCGTTTCTTGCTTTCCGCCATCAGGCAACGGCAGCCGGAGGCCAAGATCAAGGTAATCGGCATCTTGCCCCGCCGTAACCAAGAAGAACGGGTAAGGAATCTCAATCTCCGCATC
- a CDS encoding MarR family winged helix-turn-helix transcriptional regulator, which translates to MEPICAIKDIYKILYQFEKNFSEVHAITINEAMLLCCLKDNEAKSAGMICDYIGLSNSRVSKVITSVENKGFIRRNINKEDKRQMFFSLTPKGKEKIQQMMQAELNMDSLFNQLKEYIQKG; encoded by the coding sequence ATGGAACCAATTTGCGCCATAAAGGATATCTATAAGATACTGTACCAGTTCGAGAAAAATTTCTCGGAAGTACATGCTATCACCATCAACGAGGCCATGTTGCTTTGTTGCTTAAAGGATAATGAGGCAAAGTCGGCGGGAATGATTTGCGATTATATCGGTCTTTCAAACTCCCGGGTCTCAAAGGTGATCACCTCTGTCGAGAACAAGGGGTTTATCCGCAGGAACATCAATAAAGAGGATAAGCGGCAAATGTTTTTCTCGCTCACCCCAAAAGGGAAAGAGAAAATACAACAGATGATGCAGGCCGAGCTAAACATGGACAGCCTGTTCAATCAACTCAAAGAATACATACAAAAGGGATGA
- a CDS encoding sensor histidine kinase, with amino-acid sequence MKLTRQDYILAGGQALLWITLWLIPPAIDFFIRFNPSSAFEVWKINTGFITPLAIVFTANFYVLVPYLLYRDRKMLFGLMNLLLITGANLWIFSPKADFPDEWRSGMYMVAFGAFFLHLLVIGCAVGFRYIVRWGDMQMRLKEERQKNAEAELAWLKNQLNPHFLFNTLNNISSLVQIDQDTAQERIGQLSDLLRYTLYESNHELVPVEGEIEFMNNYIELMRLRCNELATVEVDLQVPPKPMRIVPLLFISLIENAFKHGVNSRKSSFVRIRFKAEGDDLVFTCENSDHPKPDVNRSGSGIGLENLRRRLDLAYPGRYRYDQELRENSYFVQITLRDCL; translated from the coding sequence ATGAAACTCACGAGGCAAGATTATATATTGGCGGGAGGACAGGCTTTATTGTGGATCACTTTATGGCTGATTCCTCCTGCGATCGATTTTTTCATACGCTTTAATCCGAGCTCGGCTTTCGAGGTGTGGAAGATTAATACGGGGTTCATTACTCCGTTGGCTATTGTTTTCACCGCTAATTTCTATGTATTGGTTCCCTATTTGCTTTATCGGGATCGGAAGATGCTCTTTGGTTTGATGAATTTGCTATTGATCACGGGGGCTAACCTATGGATATTTTCTCCTAAGGCGGATTTCCCGGACGAATGGCGTTCGGGAATGTATATGGTCGCTTTCGGAGCGTTCTTCTTACATTTGCTAGTGATTGGATGTGCCGTGGGGTTCCGTTATATCGTACGCTGGGGCGATATGCAGATGCGTTTGAAAGAGGAGCGGCAGAAAAACGCCGAGGCGGAATTGGCTTGGCTGAAGAACCAGTTGAATCCGCATTTTCTCTTTAATACCTTGAATAATATATCCAGCTTGGTCCAGATAGACCAAGATACGGCGCAAGAACGTATCGGGCAATTGAGCGATTTGCTGCGGTATACGCTCTATGAGTCGAACCATGAGCTGGTACCGGTGGAAGGCGAGATCGAGTTCATGAATAATTACATCGAGCTGATGAGATTGCGCTGCAATGAGTTGGCTACCGTGGAAGTGGATTTGCAAGTTCCGCCTAAACCGATGAGGATCGTGCCGCTTTTGTTCATCTCTTTAATAGAGAACGCATTCAAGCATGGCGTGAATAGCCGTAAGTCGTCGTTCGTACGTATTCGTTTCAAGGCGGAAGGAGATGACCTTGTTTTTACCTGCGAGAATAGCGACCATCCGAAACCGGATGTGAACCGTAGCGGATCGGGGATCGGGTTGGAAAACCTGAGGCGTAGGCTGGATCTGGCTTATCCCGGTCGTTACCGATATGATCAGGAGCTCCGGGAAAATAGTTACTTTGTTCAAATAACACTTCGAGACTGCTTATGA
- a CDS encoding NlpC/P60 family protein produces the protein MKNSIPLGFIRIFILLICLTSCGSKKQQKVALPADFKGPKELARLYGVRITPEDNIFLYNEGARWLGVRHKLGGSTKRGVDCSGFVSIVYREVYGKQLARSSADMLKYNCKKVSRAKLQEGDLVFFKTGRGGKRGVPNHVGIYLKNGRFIHTSTSSGVMVSSLSEPYYTRTWLTGGRVK, from the coding sequence ATGAAGAATAGCATTCCTTTAGGGTTTATCCGGATCTTTATCCTGCTTATATGTCTGACCTCGTGCGGTAGCAAAAAACAACAAAAAGTAGCTTTGCCCGCCGATTTCAAGGGACCGAAGGAGTTGGCTCGCTTATATGGGGTACGTATCACACCGGAAGATAATATATTCTTGTACAACGAGGGGGCCCGTTGGTTGGGTGTACGTCATAAATTGGGAGGGAGCACGAAGCGGGGCGTGGATTGCTCCGGTTTCGTATCGATCGTTTATCGGGAGGTATACGGAAAACAGCTGGCTCGTTCCTCGGCGGATATGCTGAAGTATAATTGCAAGAAAGTGAGTCGTGCCAAATTGCAGGAAGGAGATCTGGTATTTTTTAAGACGGGTCGTGGCGGGAAACGTGGCGTTCCGAATCACGTGGGGATTTACTTGAAAAATGGGCGCTTCATCCATACCAGTACTTCCAGTGGCGTGATGGTAAGTAGCCTTAGCGAACCTTATTATACAAGAACTTGGTTAACGGGTGGTAGGGTAAAATAA
- a CDS encoding DUF2442 domain-containing protein produces MNTSVNVLMINAQGIMLSVLGRDYFLSYNRVPWLKEARISNVLNVRMAGRNAIEWPELDVDLEIESLKHPERYPLIMKRSTLDFV; encoded by the coding sequence ATGAACACATCGGTAAACGTATTAATGATTAATGCGCAGGGTATTATGCTTTCGGTGTTAGGACGGGATTATTTTCTGTCCTATAATCGTGTTCCATGGTTGAAAGAAGCACGTATTAGTAATGTGTTAAATGTTCGGATGGCTGGGCGTAATGCGATAGAATGGCCGGAGTTAGATGTTGATTTGGAGATCGAAAGTTTGAAACATCCAGAACGTTATCCTCTTATTATGAAACGTTCAACATTGGACTTCGTATAA
- a CDS encoding LytR/AlgR family response regulator transcription factor, with amino-acid sequence MKTLTCMIVDDEPLAVKMLEDFVSRTPYLRLAASFNDPVLALSTLRESSVDVLFLDIQMPDLDGLNLSRMVPPGTRVIFTTAFKEYAFDSYEVNALDFLLKPIRYHKFLGAAEKARQWFEMSSVKEERGSLFVRVDSQLRQVEISRILYVTGLKDYVMIYLEGEARPLITHVTMKAMEEMLSTGRFMRVHRSYIVALDKIRSVDRNNCVYIGKEIIHVTDAYKEAFNAYLKAAQPS; translated from the coding sequence ATGAAAACACTGACTTGCATGATCGTAGACGATGAGCCCTTGGCGGTGAAGATGCTGGAGGACTTCGTAAGCCGTACGCCTTATCTGAGGCTGGCGGCTTCCTTCAATGATCCGGTACTGGCACTCTCCACGTTGCGTGAGTCTTCGGTGGACGTGCTTTTCTTGGATATTCAGATGCCGGATCTGGACGGGCTGAACCTCTCCCGCATGGTGCCCCCCGGTACGAGGGTGATCTTCACGACCGCCTTTAAGGAGTATGCCTTTGATAGCTATGAGGTGAATGCCCTCGATTTCCTGCTGAAGCCCATCCGATACCATAAGTTTCTCGGAGCTGCGGAGAAGGCCCGCCAATGGTTTGAGATGAGTAGCGTGAAGGAGGAGAGAGGCAGCCTTTTCGTGCGGGTGGATAGCCAGTTGCGGCAGGTGGAAATCTCCCGGATATTATACGTGACGGGTTTGAAGGATTACGTGATGATCTATCTGGAAGGGGAGGCCCGTCCGCTTATCACCCACGTGACGATGAAGGCCATGGAAGAGATGCTGTCTACCGGTCGCTTTATGCGGGTACATCGTTCTTATATCGTGGCGTTGGATAAGATCCGTTCCGTTGATCGGAATAATTGCGTTTATATCGGAAAGGAGATCATCCACGTGACGGATGCCTACAAAGAGGCGTTCAACGCTTATCTGAAAGCTGCTCAACCTTCTTGA
- the serS gene encoding serine--tRNA ligase gives MLTIKLITENTDAVIRGLEKKHFKGAKESIDKVLELNDKRRIAQNQLDKNLAEVNATSKSIGQLMKEGKKEEAEAAKKHVSEIKEVSKALQVEMDQAAEELQNLLYTIPNVPYDEVPEGISAEDNVVEKMGGMETELPKNALPHWELAKKYDLIDFDLGVKITGAGFPVYKGQGARLQRALINFFLDEARDAGYLEIMPPTVVNSASGYGTGQLPDKEGQMYHCEVDDLYLIPTAEVPVTNIYRDVILDEKQLPIKNCAYTQCFRREAGSYGKDVRGLNRLHEFSKVELVRIDKPEHSKQSHQEMLNHVEGLLQKLELPYRILRLCGGDMSFTAALCFDFEVYSEAQQRWLEVSSVSNFDTYQANRLKCRYRDENKKTQLCHTLNGSALALPRIVAALLENNQTPEGIRIPKALIPYTGFDMIK, from the coding sequence ATGTTGACAATCAAATTAATCACTGAAAACACGGATGCCGTAATCCGTGGACTGGAAAAGAAACATTTTAAGGGTGCGAAAGAAAGCATCGATAAAGTGTTGGAATTGAATGATAAAAGACGTATCGCACAAAATCAATTAGATAAGAACCTAGCGGAGGTAAACGCAACCTCGAAGTCGATCGGACAATTAATGAAAGAGGGCAAGAAGGAAGAGGCGGAGGCCGCTAAGAAACATGTTTCCGAGATCAAGGAGGTGAGCAAGGCTTTGCAGGTTGAGATGGATCAGGCTGCCGAGGAGCTGCAGAACTTACTTTATACGATCCCGAACGTACCTTATGATGAGGTACCCGAGGGTATCTCTGCGGAGGACAATGTGGTAGAGAAAATGGGAGGTATGGAAACGGAACTTCCGAAGAACGCTCTTCCGCACTGGGAATTGGCGAAGAAATATGATTTGATTGATTTCGATCTGGGTGTTAAGATCACGGGAGCAGGTTTCCCGGTCTATAAAGGACAGGGCGCTCGTTTGCAACGTGCGTTGATCAACTTCTTCTTGGATGAGGCCCGTGACGCCGGTTACTTGGAGATCATGCCGCCTACGGTGGTGAACTCGGCTTCCGGTTATGGTACGGGACAGCTTCCAGATAAGGAGGGACAGATGTATCATTGCGAGGTAGACGACCTCTATTTGATCCCGACAGCGGAGGTGCCCGTGACAAATATTTACCGGGATGTCATTCTGGATGAGAAGCAGTTACCGATCAAGAATTGCGCTTATACACAATGCTTCCGTCGTGAGGCCGGATCTTATGGCAAGGATGTACGTGGTTTGAATCGTTTGCACGAATTTTCTAAGGTGGAGTTGGTTCGGATCGATAAACCGGAGCACTCTAAGCAATCTCACCAAGAGATGTTGAATCATGTGGAGGGATTACTTCAGAAGTTGGAGTTGCCGTATCGCATCCTTCGTCTTTGTGGGGGTGATATGAGTTTCACGGCTGCCCTTTGCTTTGACTTCGAGGTGTATTCCGAGGCACAACAACGCTGGTTGGAAGTTAGCTCCGTGTCCAACTTCGATACGTATCAAGCCAACCGCTTGAAATGCCGCTATCGTGACGAGAATAAGAAAACGCAACTTTGCCATACCTTGAATGGTAGTGCCTTGGCTTTACCTCGCATCGTAGCCGCCTTATTGGAAAACAACCAAACCCCCGAGGGCATCCGCATCCCGAAAGCGTTGATCCCTTACACTGGGTTTGATATGATTAAATAA
- a CDS encoding glycoside hydrolase family 97 protein — protein MSKNILFAFLFLMGAIPSIAQKNYQVQSPNRDIKVEVTVADKVTFAIVQDHSEVMNSAVSMTLQGGEVLGANPKVLKVTKTSVDKEIPSPFYKKDVVKDIYNEMQISFRGDYGLVFRVYNDGVAYRFTTKRKEPIVIADEEAVYNFPSDYKTFTAYVNSTKPTFEEQFFNSFEQPYVNETISSLNDKRLKILPLLVDLGDGRKVCITEADLEDFPGMFLNNETGKPSLKAVHAPYPKVKEQGGHNQLQMLVKERENYIAKTSGTRSFPWRAFIISRNDKELADCDMVYRLASPSRVNDISWIKPGKVAWDWWNDWNLYGVDFRAGINNPTYKYYIDFAAEHGIEYVILDEGWAVNLQADMMQVIPEIDLQELVDYGKSKNVGIILWAGYWAFARDMENVVKHYSDMGVKGFKVDFLDRDDQEMVNFVYKASEVCAKYKMLVDFHGVFKPTGLQRTYPNVLNYEGVNGLEQMKWSSEKEFDMVTYDVTIPFIRMIAGPMDYTQGAMRNAARGNHRSVNSEPMSQGTRCRQLATYVIFESPFNMLCDAPSNYRREKECTEFISNIPTIWDETVSLAGKVSEYVAIARRHGNDWYIGALTNWTPRELDLDLSFLGEGDYTLELFKDGINADRAARDYKKEVIPVPTDRKLKIHMAPGGGYAARIQKR, from the coding sequence ATGAGTAAAAACATTCTATTTGCTTTTCTCTTTTTAATGGGCGCTATCCCGTCGATCGCCCAGAAGAATTATCAAGTCCAGTCTCCGAACCGGGATATAAAGGTGGAGGTTACGGTAGCCGATAAAGTCACTTTCGCTATCGTACAGGATCATTCGGAGGTGATGAATTCTGCCGTATCTATGACTTTACAAGGAGGTGAGGTACTTGGCGCTAACCCGAAAGTCTTGAAAGTGACGAAGACCTCGGTAGACAAGGAAATACCCTCTCCGTTCTATAAGAAGGACGTAGTAAAGGATATCTATAATGAGATGCAAATCTCGTTCCGGGGAGATTACGGATTGGTGTTCAGGGTTTATAACGATGGAGTCGCTTACCGTTTCACGACGAAAAGAAAGGAACCGATCGTTATCGCCGACGAGGAGGCCGTCTATAACTTCCCCTCGGATTATAAGACATTCACCGCTTACGTGAATAGTACGAAGCCGACGTTCGAGGAGCAATTCTTCAACTCCTTCGAGCAGCCCTACGTAAACGAGACGATCTCTAGCCTAAATGATAAACGCCTGAAGATCCTGCCTCTTTTGGTGGATCTGGGAGACGGTCGCAAGGTCTGTATCACGGAAGCCGATCTAGAGGATTTCCCCGGGATGTTCTTGAATAACGAGACGGGAAAACCTTCCTTGAAAGCGGTTCATGCGCCTTATCCGAAAGTGAAGGAGCAAGGTGGCCATAATCAGTTACAGATGTTGGTGAAAGAGCGTGAGAACTATATCGCCAAAACATCCGGAACCCGTTCTTTCCCTTGGCGTGCGTTTATAATCTCCCGGAATGATAAGGAGTTGGCCGATTGCGATATGGTCTACCGTCTGGCTTCTCCCTCCCGGGTAAACGATATCTCTTGGATCAAGCCGGGTAAGGTGGCTTGGGATTGGTGGAACGACTGGAATCTATACGGTGTGGATTTCCGTGCCGGAATCAATAATCCCACCTATAAATATTATATCGACTTCGCCGCCGAGCATGGCATCGAGTACGTAATCTTGGATGAGGGCTGGGCCGTGAACCTGCAAGCGGACATGATGCAAGTAATACCGGAGATCGATCTTCAAGAATTGGTGGATTACGGTAAGTCCAAGAATGTCGGAATTATCCTTTGGGCGGGTTATTGGGCTTTCGCCCGTGATATGGAGAATGTCGTGAAGCATTATTCGGATATGGGCGTGAAAGGCTTCAAGGTGGATTTCTTGGATCGTGACGATCAGGAAATGGTGAACTTTGTTTATAAAGCCTCCGAGGTATGCGCTAAATATAAGATGCTAGTGGATTTCCATGGCGTATTCAAGCCGACAGGTCTTCAACGGACCTATCCGAACGTGTTGAACTATGAGGGTGTGAATGGTTTGGAGCAAATGAAGTGGTCTTCCGAGAAGGAGTTCGATATGGTGACGTATGATGTCACGATCCCATTTATCCGTATGATCGCCGGCCCGATGGATTATACGCAAGGTGCTATGCGTAACGCCGCCAGAGGTAATCATCGGTCGGTAAACTCGGAGCCGATGAGCCAAGGAACCCGTTGCCGCCAGTTGGCTACTTACGTGATCTTCGAGTCTCCTTTCAATATGCTGTGCGATGCCCCGTCTAATTATAGGAGGGAAAAGGAATGTACGGAGTTTATCTCTAACATTCCGACCATCTGGGATGAGACGGTCTCATTGGCTGGAAAGGTCTCCGAGTATGTAGCGATCGCCCGCCGTCATGGTAATGATTGGTATATCGGGGCGTTGACCAACTGGACGCCGAGGGAGCTGGATTTAGACCTGTCTTTCTTGGGCGAAGGTGATTATACTTTGGAATTATTCAAGGATGGCATAAATGCCGATCGTGCCGCCCGTGATTATAAGAAAGAGGTAATCCCAGTCCCAACAGATCGCAAATTAAAGATCCATATGGCTCCCGGTGGAGGCTATGCGGCTCGTATCCAGAAACGATAA
- a CDS encoding FAD-dependent oxidoreductase — translation MKYLIIGGVAGGATVAARLRRMDEKAEIILFERGKYVSYANCGLPYYIGDTINDRNKLFVQTVKGFTDRFRIDIRTEQEVTRILPESKQVEVKKLGTGETYTETYDKLVLSPGAEPLRPRIEGIESKKIFTLRNVPDTDTIKNYVNTEKPRTAVVVGGGFIGLEMAENLHELGIHVTVVEMANQVMAPLDYSMAAIVHQQLIGKQVGLMLEDGVSRFEETSGGVTVHLKSGKQIPADMVLLSIGVRPETRLAKEAGLTIGALGGIAVNEYMQTSNPDIYALGDAVEVRHLVTGKPALIPLAGPANKQGRIVADNIVSGNKETYDGTMGTSIAKVFDLTVATAGANAKLLKREGIAYQSSYTHGASHAGYYPGAVPLSIKILFAPEDGRLLGAQVVGFGGVDKRIEMLAQVIQRKGTVYDLTELEHAYAPPYSAAKDPVNMAGFVAENLLTGKAKAIQWREIQNLSPDTVRIDVRTRDEYSLGTIPGFINIPVDELREHLAELPKDKPIVVTCAVGLRGYLAYRILTQNGFTNVRNLSGGYKTWSVATAKIKNEPACAPCSSEAVSDKASGKSSSCKSTPAATAIKVDACGLMCPGPIMQLKKNYENLRENESLEITATDQAFGKDVSSWCKITGAELVSLENKGGTIAATVRKKKAECKIATGGNSADNKTLIVFSDDLDKALASFVIANGAASTGKKVTMFFTFWGLNVIKKREKPAVSKDIFGKMFGWMLPANSEKLKLSKMNMGGAGSWMMRLIMKKKRIDSLESLMAQAVENGIEMIACTMSMDVMGVKKEELMDNVVLGGVATYLERAEDANVNLFI, via the coding sequence ATGAAGTATTTGATTATTGGAGGTGTAGCCGGTGGAGCTACCGTAGCAGCCCGGCTGCGTAGAATGGACGAGAAAGCGGAAATCATCCTTTTCGAACGTGGAAAATATGTTTCTTACGCAAACTGTGGATTACCTTATTATATAGGAGACACGATCAACGACCGGAATAAATTATTCGTACAAACCGTGAAAGGCTTCACGGATCGATTCCGCATCGATATACGTACGGAGCAGGAAGTGACCCGAATCCTTCCCGAATCCAAGCAAGTGGAGGTAAAGAAACTCGGCACAGGAGAAACCTACACGGAGACTTACGATAAACTAGTGCTCTCTCCCGGTGCGGAGCCTTTGCGTCCACGCATCGAAGGAATCGAGAGTAAAAAGATATTCACGTTACGTAACGTGCCGGATACGGACACGATCAAGAATTACGTGAACACAGAAAAGCCCCGTACCGCCGTTGTTGTAGGGGGTGGTTTCATCGGCTTGGAGATGGCGGAGAATTTGCATGAGCTGGGTATCCACGTCACTGTCGTGGAAATGGCTAACCAAGTGATGGCACCCCTCGACTATTCCATGGCCGCTATCGTACATCAGCAATTGATCGGCAAGCAGGTAGGCTTGATGCTGGAAGATGGCGTATCTCGTTTCGAGGAGACTTCCGGAGGCGTGACCGTTCATTTGAAAAGTGGGAAGCAGATCCCGGCGGATATGGTTTTATTGAGTATCGGTGTCCGTCCGGAAACCCGATTGGCCAAAGAAGCGGGACTTACGATCGGAGCACTCGGCGGTATCGCTGTCAATGAATATATGCAGACCTCGAACCCGGATATTTATGCGTTGGGAGATGCCGTGGAAGTACGCCACCTCGTGACAGGCAAACCAGCCTTGATCCCATTGGCGGGTCCGGCGAATAAGCAAGGACGTATCGTAGCCGATAATATCGTATCCGGCAATAAGGAAACTTATGACGGGACGATGGGAACCTCTATCGCCAAGGTATTCGACTTGACGGTCGCCACGGCGGGAGCTAACGCTAAGCTGTTGAAACGGGAAGGAATCGCTTATCAATCCTCCTATACGCATGGAGCCTCGCATGCGGGATATTACCCGGGAGCCGTGCCTTTATCGATCAAGATATTGTTCGCACCGGAAGACGGACGACTGTTAGGGGCGCAAGTCGTAGGTTTCGGAGGCGTAGACAAACGGATCGAGATGTTAGCGCAAGTGATCCAGCGGAAAGGTACGGTCTATGACCTGACTGAGTTAGAACATGCGTATGCTCCTCCTTATTCAGCCGCTAAAGATCCTGTAAATATGGCCGGTTTCGTAGCGGAGAACCTGCTTACGGGAAAAGCGAAAGCGATCCAGTGGAGAGAAATCCAGAACTTATCGCCAGATACCGTACGTATCGATGTCCGTACCCGTGACGAGTACAGCTTAGGGACAATCCCCGGCTTCATCAATATCCCGGTTGATGAGTTAAGAGAACATTTGGCGGAACTGCCCAAGGATAAACCGATCGTAGTGACTTGCGCCGTTGGATTAAGGGGCTATTTGGCTTATCGCATCCTGACTCAAAATGGCTTCACGAATGTCCGGAACCTATCCGGTGGTTACAAGACTTGGAGTGTAGCGACAGCAAAGATCAAGAATGAGCCGGCCTGCGCACCTTGTTCGTCCGAAGCTGTTTCTGATAAGGCATCTGGTAAAAGTAGCTCTTGCAAATCGACTCCGGCAGCTACGGCGATTAAGGTAGACGCTTGCGGATTAATGTGTCCGGGACCGATCATGCAGTTGAAAAAGAACTATGAGAACTTGCGGGAAAATGAGTCATTGGAAATCACCGCAACAGATCAGGCTTTCGGAAAAGATGTCTCTTCATGGTGCAAGATAACCGGGGCAGAGTTAGTCTCTCTGGAAAATAAGGGAGGCACGATCGCCGCCACGGTACGAAAAAAAAAAGCTGAATGCAAAATAGCGACAGGTGGTAATAGTGCCGACAACAAGACATTGATCGTTTTCAGCGATGACCTCGATAAGGCGTTGGCCTCATTCGTCATAGCGAACGGGGCTGCCTCCACCGGAAAGAAGGTGACTATGTTCTTTACTTTCTGGGGACTTAACGTGATTAAGAAACGGGAAAAACCTGCCGTATCTAAAGATATCTTCGGCAAGATGTTTGGCTGGATGCTTCCGGCAAATAGCGAAAAGCTGAAACTATCTAAAATGAATATGGGTGGAGCCGGCAGTTGGATGATGCGCCTTATCATGAAGAAGAAACGGATCGACAGCTTGGAAAGCCTTATGGCACAAGCCGTAGAGAATGGTATCGAGATGATCGCCTGCACGATGAGCATGGACGTAATGGGCGTCAAAAAAGAAGAACTGATGGATAACGTTGTCCTAGGAGGCGTAGCCACCTATCTGGAACGTGCGGAAGACGCAAACGTAAACTTATTCATCTAA